Genomic window (Prevotella melaninogenica ATCC 25845):
GTTAGTTCTTCAGGCTATGCAGCAGGCAAATGTAGCTCCAAAGGTACAGCCTATCCGTGGTGGTACGGACGGTGCACAGCTTTCATTCAAGGGCCTTCCTTGTCCAAACATCTTTGCAGGTGGCGTAAACTTCCATGGTCCATACGAATTTGTTTCAGTTCAGGTAATGGAGAAAGCTATGCAGGTTATCATTAATATCTGCCGACTAACGGCTGAGTTTAATGATTAACTACAGAAAATCAATTAGTTAAAGATATCGTACCGGAGTTAAACCAACACTTTTATGAACTATATATTTATGTTGGTTTAACTCCTTTTCTTTTAACTATGAGATTTTCAACTATAACCCACCTCTCCCACAAACAACACATACAAGATTACTCATAATAAGGTATTGGTTTAACATCCAACTACCCCACTAACTCCTCTAACTCCATAAAATATTTATGTCAGAACTACCCGAATTGGTCCAAGACCTTGCCCTTATTCTCGTTGTAGCAGGATTTGTAACACTTCTATTCAAGAAACTCAAACAACCATTGGTATTAGGATACATTGTAGCAGGTTTTCTTGTATCACCCCACATGTCTTATACCATGAGTGTTGTCGACAAAGACGATATACAAACATGGGCAGACATTGGTGTCATCTTCTTATTGTTCTCATTGGGATTAGACTTCTCTATTAAGAAGATTCTCAAGATGGGAGCCTCCCCCATCATCGCAGCCTGTACTATCATCTTCAGTATGATGCTCTTAGGTGTCATAGTAGGACACAGTTTCGGATGGAAAGAGATGGACTGTATCTTCCTCGGAGGTATGGTCGCAATGAGTTCCACAACCATTATATACAAAGCCTTCTCAGATATGGGACTCACACAGCAAGGCTTCGCTTCTACCGTGATGAGCGTACTTATCTTAGAGGATATCCTTGCCATTGTGATGATGGTAATGCTCAGTACCGTTGCCAGTGGTAACAGCCCTGATGGCGTACAACTTCTTGGAAGCATCATGAAGATTGGATTCTTCCTCGTTTTATGGTTTGTTGTCGGTCTTTTTGCCATTCCACTCTTCCTTCGTTCTGTCCGTAAAATCCTTAACAGTGAGACCCTGCTTATTGTGTCATTAGGCTTCTGTTGTCTTATGGCTGTTATATCAACACAGGTAGGTTTCAGTGCAGCCTTTGGTGCTTTCGTCATGGGAAGTATCTTAGCAGAGACAGTTGAGGCAGATAAAATTATCCGCCTTGTAGATCCGGTAAAGAATCTCTTTGGAGCTATCTTCTTCGTCTCTGTTGGTATGTTGGTAAAGCCTGATGTTATTGTACAATATGCTATACCAATCCTCTTACTTGTTATAACAATCCTCGTCGGACAGGCGCTGTTTGGAACCTTAGGCTATCTTCTCGGTGGACAGACCCTCAAGAATGCTATGCGCTGTGGATTCTCAATGGCACAAGTTGGCGAGTTTGCCTTTATTATTGCAACATTGGGAAAGTCCTTAGGTGTTATCAGCGAATTCCTTTATCCGGTTGTCGTAGCCGTATCAGTTATCACAACCTTCCTCACTCCGTATATGATTCGTGCGGCAGAACCATGCTATAATATCCTCATTAAGCATCTTCCAAAACGATGGGTACGTCGTCTTACTCATATTCAGACAAACAGTGCTGGAGAGAGTGCATCATCTGACAACCATTGGAAAGTTCTTATGAAGAAGATGATACTCAATACTCTTATCTATGGTATTCTCTCTGCTGCTGTCATCGCTATCATGTTCTCTGCTGCCCTACCCATCTGTAGAAACTTATCTATAAAATGGACGGGCAGTCACTGGATTGGAAATGCTGTATGTGGATTCCTTACAATCCTCTTCATCGCACCTTTCCTACGTTCTATTGTAATGAAACAGAATCACTCAGAAGCGTTTAAGGCACTTTGGACAGACCGCCGTATCAATCGTCTACCTCTCACTGCAACCATTCTTGCACGTGTACTTATTGCACTCAGTTTCATCTTCTATATATGTAACTATCTCACACGCTTTAAGAATGCATTGATGATTGCTGTTGCGGTGGGCTTATTGATATTGATGCTACTATCTCGTTGGCTCAAGAAACGAAGTATTACTTTGGAACGTCTCTTTATCCAGAACCTTCAAAGCCGTGACATCGAAGCACAAAAACAAGGAAAGAAGAAACCACTATTTGCCAATCACCTGATTGATCGTGATATTCATATCGCCAACCTTGAACTGCCTGACGACTCGCTATGGGCTGGTAAGACTTTGTATAGTTTGAAGCTCCGAAATCGCTTTGGTGTGCATATCAGTAGTATTCTTCGTGGCTCCAAGCATATCAATATTCCGAATGGCGGCACGATTCTCTTCCCTGGCGACAAGCTGCAAGCCATTGGTAATGATGAGCAGCTAACAAAACTTTCGAAAGCAATGAAGGCTGAACTACAGCCAACGATTACGGACATAGAGAAACATGAAATGAAACTCCGCAGTTTCACTATCTCTAAAACAAGTCCTTTCATAGGAAAGACCCTTAAAGACAGCGGTATTCGTGATGAATACAACTGTATGGTTGTGGGTGTTGATGAAGGACAAAAGAACCTCACACTCATCACTCCTTCCCGCAGCCTGCAGGCAGGCGACGTTCTATGGGTAGTAGGTGAAGAAAAAGACTTAGAACGTATCCTTGCATTAGGATAAAGTCCTTCAGGCTTATTAGCCCTCATTACTGGATTAAGTAATTGGACTAATAAGCCTGAATTGTATATAAACACTTCTCTCCACATCTTATCATTAATCATCAATCATTGACTCAGAGAGAGAGGGATATTGCCTGCTTTATCATATATTTTCACGTCTTTATTTTCAAAAGAGTACAAATTGCATTTTAATTAACGCCCAATTGACTTGTAATAAATGCCCTTTTGCACGGTTACTAACGCCCTTTTGAAAGTCAATTAAGCATCTTTTTATATGCATCCTCATAAACCACTGATTTCCTTATGGTTACAAAATTAAGACTTTAGTTCCTTTCTACAACTCTTAAAGACAGAATAGCATTAATTTTTGTAAGGTTTTTTCGACACAACAAATTAAATAAAAGGGTGTTTTTTATCTCTCTCTTTACAGCATCCTTCTCGCATTAAAGTGATACAAAAACCTCCTTTAAACTTTCTGCTGTTATAGTATCAGTAGTTGAAATACGATAAGGAATTAATGAATACTTTGTAAGAATTTGGTCTTTTAGTCTATCTCTTGATTGCTGTACTACTTTGTCCTTATGATAAAGCCACCCATCCACCTCTATCGCCATTAGAGGTTGCTTTGTCAGAGAATTATAAATGAGAAAATCTATATGCGTTAGCGAGTTTTTAGCAAAATCATTTTCCTGATTACTTAACAGTGACCAATCAGATATTATTTTAGCCAGAGGATAATGACACACTACAGCGAGATTCTTCCAGCTTAATTCTTCAAGAACCTTAACTATTAGATTATACACAAGATTTTCAGACATATAATCTGAAACCATAATGTGTTCAGATTGATATGCTAACCGTTCCGTAGTGTATTGCTGATATAATAAATCGAATACCGAGTGAATTTTACTATTTTTCACTGCAAAATTATTATACTTGACATAGGATATTAACTGCGCTAAATTCGTGTCTTGTGCCATTTCATTACCAGAAGTTACAATATAAAGTTGGCTTTTAGCACGTGAAATAGCAACATTAAGAAGGTTCTTATCATCAGAAAACGATGTAGGCAAATTATCAACCATACTCATAATAATTGTATCGCACTCACGCCCTTGATATTTATGTACAGTACTTGCTATATCTTTACCTAACACACGATTTATTGCTTCCGCCTGTGTTCTATAGGGAGTTATGATTCCTACAGAACCCTTTCCTGCACATAGCGGCATAACCTCCTGTACAATAACATCTATTTCACGTTGATTGAAATGTTCACGCGCATGGTTTCCTTTTACAGTCTGAATTACTTGTAACACATCCTCTTCGCCTTTGTCAATCGTCATAGGAAGAAGTTCTCCACCATAAAAGCGTTGATTACAAAACTGAATTATCTTCGGATGACAACGGTAATGTTCACGTAGAAGCGTAGTCGGTGCATCCTTTAATATTTCTGTACACGACCGTAAAAAGCTATGTGTTACAGCATTATATCGGTCATCAACATTATATGTAGTCCGGATTGCATTAAGCGCCTTTTCTTCTTCAGAACTTACAACATTAGGTAATTGCATATCATCTCCTACAATCACAACATTCGCAGCACACGACAATGCCAAAGCTCCAGTTTTGATGTCTACTTGCGAAGCTTCGTCCATAATCATATAATCAAAGACAAAATCCTTACTAATACAGCTTTTAGCAGAATAAGTCGTACTAAGAACAATAGGATACTCCTTTAAAAAAGTTTCTGTACGGGGCTTTATATCTTGCCTTGTAAACAGTGTCCTTCTACCAGACCCATACTGTTTTGCTATTGCCTGCTTCAATACCTGAAGCGAAGACTTACGGAGTTCTTCTGCACTTTCCTTAACGTCTACAGACAGCAACTGTTGTTCAATGCTATCCACCTCCTGCTCTATCTCAAACTTTCTGGTTAAATAATAAGCACTTTCCAGTTGTTCAATTACAATTAAAAGATTATTTTTAAGTAATGAATAAGCACGAGGACCTAACAGAAACACCCATTTAAAGCAAAACAATAAAGAAGGGGTTTTTCCATGTTCTTGCATTATTTTACAAAGATTGAGCAGTTTCATTATTTTAGAAGAATGCTTTTCACTAAGCCAATCATTATCAAAACCAGATGCCATTTTTAGCTTTTCGTCATACTTCTTCTCTGTAACCAGTGCATCATACTCAGCCTTCAACTGTGCCAATCTTGTTTGTCCATCGAATCCCAAGGAAACAGCAGCAAGGGAATCTTTTGCTATTTTCCGGACTTCCTTAGAATTATCTAAATACCATTCTTCCATATTAGGATAGCACCCAGACTGACTTTCAACAAAAGCCTCCTTATTCTTTACGCTTCCTAACTGAGCAACAAGAAATCCTAACCCTTCTTTTTCTAACTTTTCTGCAACATTCTCAACTGCAGAGTTGTTATTTGAAACAACAAGAACTGTCTTTTTCTGTACTAACAAGTTAGACACGATATTAAGAATAGTTTGCGTTTTTCCAGTTCCCGGAGGTCCTTGTATAATACTTGCTTGGTGTGTCAAAGCTGCTTCAACAGCCTTTTTCTGACTTGCATTACAACCAAAAGGGTAATATACCAATTGAGGCAAACGATAAGTTGCCAACTTTGTTTTATCACCTAAGTATTGAGCCAATGGCACATTATCTCTTTTCAAGTCGATAAGATCATACTGCTTTGAAAGAATACTTTCTTCATCTTCAGCAAGCAAACCTGTTTCATCGGCCAGCTTTCGTAAATAATCCCATGTGGAACCACCACACATATCAATTGGTGTACGTGTCACATAAACATTATTTCCATCAAGATTTTCAGAGTATCCATTGGAATATGTTACATAGTAGAAAGTATAATGTTTATTTGAAAATCTTAGTAATTCAACAGCACTCGTTATGTGCTTATTACCAATATAAAGTCCTTTTTCATGTAGATTAACAGGCTCTCCATGTGTAAAATAAAGTATACGTGCTTGATTATACTGAAATATACGAGGGGATTTTAAAAATCGAATCATCCAATTCCCATTATCAGCTTTCTTTATAAAATCCACTTGATCTGTAATAAACATTTGCTTATCACCACGTCGTTCTAAATCCACAATCATGCATTGCTTGGCATCCATATCCTATAACGTTCTTTATATTATAAACTCTATGATACTTTAATAGTTTTATACTTTTTCTATTTGCAAGTGCAAATATACTATAAGTATATTAAATCTTAGTATTGACAAATGAATTTATTTATGCAACATACAACCAAATACATAAAACTTATAAGTAGGAAACCCCTATCGATAAACCGACAAAACAAAGTAGATAATAAGAAGATTATATAATCCTACACTTCTCTAAAACAGCCAAATAAAATGAGGAACAAAATCTCGTTTCTCCTTTTATTAGTATTTTTAATATATAATCTGACGTTTCCTCGCATAATTAGAGTATCTTTGCATTGTCATTCGATGATTATACAGATGAAACGTAATAAATTAACAGCTCTGATAGCATTAATAGGTATTGTAGCTTTCACATCTTGTGAGGATGTGAAGCGTCCGACTCCTGTCAGAGAACGTATCAATGTAACTCCTCCATCCAGAGAAGCAGAGGCAATAAGTCAGCTGACAGCATCTATAGATGAGATTTCAGCTAACCTTGACGCCATCTCTTCTCAAGAGGCAATGCTCTGTAAGACTACAGAGCACGCAAATAAGAAATCGAAGATTATTCAGCAGATAAGGGGGCTCGGTGCACTACTCAAAGAGAAGCAGAACCAGATTGACAAACTTCTAAACGAAAAGGTTAAGAAAGTGGATGCTCCAGCAGTATCTAATCCTACAATAGATAATCTTTACAAGGTAATAGACTTCCTTTCATCACAGCTGAAGGAGAAAGGAGATCGTGTAACCCAATTAGAGCAGGTTGCAAGTCGTAAGGATGTCACTGTAGACCAGCTTAAATACATCGTTATGAACCAAACTAACAGCGTTGATGCAATGCGTTACAGGTTCAACATGGCAGCTTTGGAGCGCGAATATGCTCAACTGAAAGCTAAGGAGAAGCAAAGAATTAAAGAAGATAAGGAGTCAGACAAAGTCTACTATATCATTGCTAACAAAGAGACTCTGAAGGAGAAAGGTCTTTTGAAGACATCACTTTTCTCTAAGAAAGTGAATAATAACAATGTAACAAAAGATCTGTTTACAGAGGCTAACGGCAAAGATCTGAAGACACTGACGATAAACTCATCGAGTCCAAAGCTCTTATCTCAGAACCCAGAAGGTAGTTATACACTCACGGAGAACGAGGACGGAACAACAACACTCACCATTACCGATGCAGAGAAGTTTTGGAACGTGTCGCGTTACTTGATTATTCAAGAGTAATACTACTTTGAAATAGAAAGAAAATAAATTAGGCTGCAAAGGTTGTGAAAATCGAATAATTTTCTTATCTTTGCAGCCTAAAACTTATGCGTAGCGTGAAAATAAAGGAAGTAATTGATGCCCTTGAACGATTCGCGCCTTTGCCCTTGCAGGAAAGCTATGATAATGCTGGCCTACAAGTTGGATTGACAGAGGCGGAAGTATCAGGGGCTTTATTGTGTCTTGACGTGACGGAAAAGGTGGTTGATGAAGCTATCCGTCGGGAGTGTAACTTGATTGTTGCGCACCATCCACTCATCTTCCGTAAATTAGCACAAGTGACAGATGCCAACTATGTGCAGCGCACAGTGATAAAGGCTATTAAGAACGATATCGTCATCGCTGCTATGCACACAAACTTAGACTCAGCTGTGGGCGGTGTCAACTACAAGATAGCAGAGAAGTTAGGACTTAAGGACCTACGTTTCTTTGGTCGAAGCAAGCAGGTGGTGAATCCACAGACCGGCGAATCTGTAACAGGTGGTGATGGTGTCATCGGCGAGTTTGAGGAGCCCTTGGCTGCAGACGATTTGATACTGTTATTGAAGAAGAAGTTTGATGCAGAGTGTGTTCAAACCAATGAGTTACTACGTCGTGAGATTCGTACCATTGCTCTCTGTGGAGGTTCGGGGGCATTCCTCTTGCAGGATGCTATTGCAGCAGGCGCAGATGCCTTTATGACAGGTGAGATGAGTTATCATGAGTTCTTTGGTCATGAGCAAGAGATACAGATATGTGTTATCGGACATTATCAGAGTGAGCAGTTCACCATTGAGGTGTTACGTGACGTTATCGAACGAGAATGCCCAAGCGTAAAGTGCTACTTGTCTGAGATTAACACGAATCCTATAGGGTATTTTTAGTGGACGAGTTGACAAGCTGAACAAGTAAACAAGTTAATTGTTAAGAAGTTGGACGAATGGAGTCTGTGGTGTTGTCTTAACTCCTCTCACTCCTAAACTCCTAAAACAACAGTAATCATAATTATGAATTCTGAATTTTGAATTAAACAAACATAAGAACTATGGCAAAGAAAGATCCAAAAGAGTTACCAGTAGAGGAGAAGTTGAAAGCCCTTTTCCAGTTACAGACGACCCTGTCAGGAATCGACGAGAAGCGTGCATTGCGTGGTGAGTTACCACTTGAAGTACGCGACTTGGAAGATGAGTTGGAAGGTCTGCACATTCGTATTGAGAAGATTGAGCAGGACATTAAGGATTATCAGAATGCTATTACCCAGAAGAAGGGTAACATCGTTGACGCTCAAGCAAGTTTGGAGCGTTACAACAAGCAGTTGGACTCTGTTGCAAACAACCGTGAGTACGACACATTGACAAAGGAAATCGAGTTCCAGACACTTGAAATTGAGCTTTGCAATAAGAAGATTAAAGAGGCTCAGATTAAGGTTGAAGAGAAGCGTAAGGACTTGGAAGCCAACCGTGCATTGCTCGAGGATCGTCAGCACGCCTTAGAAGAGAAGCGTAACGAGCTCGACGAGATTATGCAGGAGACACGTGAGGAGGAAGGTTTGCTCAAAGAGAAGGCCGCAGAGCTTGAGACTAAGATTGAGCCAGGATTGCTCCGTAGCTTCAAGCGTATTCGTCGTGGTGCCCGTAACGGTTTGGGTATTGTTTACGTACAGCGTGATGCTTGTGGTGGTTGTTTCAATAAGATTCCACCTCAGCGCCAGTTGGATGTAAAGATGCACAAAAAGATTATCGTTTGTGAGTACTGTGGTCGTATTCTTATCGACCCAGAGTTGGCTGGTGTAAAGGTTGACAAGACCGAGGAGAAGCCAAAGAAGCGTAGAGCTACTCGCAAGAAGAAGGAAGAGGAGGGAGAGTAATTAAACCTTTCTTTTGATAGAGAACCAACCGTTTTCTACTTCTAAAAGATAAAAAAGAATAGCCTCAATACATTTGAAATGCAAATAAAGCATTCTTATGTATTGAGGCTACTTTTTATTATCTCGCTATTAATACTATTCAACGAAACACGGATAACATCGTCTTCCTAACAGAAACTAACCAATAATAGCACACTCGTTAACGGCATATAGCAAGGCTTTAAGTGGTCAACACAATATGTGCGGAGCATCAGCACCAATAGTGCTTACCATGAGCACAATATGTGCGGAGCGTTAACACATCGTTTAATGACGTAAAAGAAATGTCTGCTTCACCTTATTATATATAGCAAGTCAAGGGTGATTAACTTATACAGGCATGTAAATCCAATAGCGATAAGTCAGAGCCTTACTTCACATAGAAGATACGATTTGCCTTACGTGGTGCAGTCTTACCCTCCTTTGCAGCATAACCAAGAATACAGAAACCGACACCTTCATAATCGCCTTTTATACCCCACTCTTTCAACATCTGCTTACCATCTTCACGCTCAAAAGTTTGCTTGGCACGATTAATCCAACAACTGCCCAAGCCTAAAGCATGAGCAGCGTTCATAAGATTGCCCATCATCAACGCACCATCATAGACATGATTAGGGCTACTCTTATCCGCTAACACAGCAAGGACAACGGGTGCTCCATAAAAAGGGTCGCTCGTTACGCCCATTATCTCAGCATTAATCGCCGATAAGCGATCGCGTACTTCCTTATTGGTCACTTCGACAATGATAGCAGTCTGCATATTCTTTCCGCTTGCAGCGTAAAGACCAGCCTCCATTACCTTAGCTATCAAGTCCTGTTCAGGCATACGCTCTTCATAAGCACGTACGCTACGACGTGTTAACAATGCTTCTAATGCTTCCATAACAGTTCTTTTTTATAATTCATTCACCGCTTCAGCCAACTGTTCCAACGCCTGACGAAGAATAGAACGCGGTGTACCAACATTCAAACGCATAAAGCCTTCTCCACCGGGGCCAAACATTCTAC
Coding sequences:
- a CDS encoding cation:proton antiporter; its protein translation is MSELPELVQDLALILVVAGFVTLLFKKLKQPLVLGYIVAGFLVSPHMSYTMSVVDKDDIQTWADIGVIFLLFSLGLDFSIKKILKMGASPIIAACTIIFSMMLLGVIVGHSFGWKEMDCIFLGGMVAMSSTTIIYKAFSDMGLTQQGFASTVMSVLILEDILAIVMMVMLSTVASGNSPDGVQLLGSIMKIGFFLVLWFVVGLFAIPLFLRSVRKILNSETLLIVSLGFCCLMAVISTQVGFSAAFGAFVMGSILAETVEADKIIRLVDPVKNLFGAIFFVSVGMLVKPDVIVQYAIPILLLVITILVGQALFGTLGYLLGGQTLKNAMRCGFSMAQVGEFAFIIATLGKSLGVISEFLYPVVVAVSVITTFLTPYMIRAAEPCYNILIKHLPKRWVRRLTHIQTNSAGESASSDNHWKVLMKKMILNTLIYGILSAAVIAIMFSAALPICRNLSIKWTGSHWIGNAVCGFLTILFIAPFLRSIVMKQNHSEAFKALWTDRRINRLPLTATILARVLIALSFIFYICNYLTRFKNALMIAVAVGLLILMLLSRWLKKRSITLERLFIQNLQSRDIEAQKQGKKKPLFANHLIDRDIHIANLELPDDSLWAGKTLYSLKLRNRFGVHISSILRGSKHINIPNGGTILFPGDKLQAIGNDEQLTKLSKAMKAELQPTITDIEKHEMKLRSFTISKTSPFIGKTLKDSGIRDEYNCMVVGVDEGQKNLTLITPSRSLQAGDVLWVVGEEKDLERILALG
- a CDS encoding AAA domain-containing protein yields the protein MDAKQCMIVDLERRGDKQMFITDQVDFIKKADNGNWMIRFLKSPRIFQYNQARILYFTHGEPVNLHEKGLYIGNKHITSAVELLRFSNKHYTFYYVTYSNGYSENLDGNNVYVTRTPIDMCGGSTWDYLRKLADETGLLAEDEESILSKQYDLIDLKRDNVPLAQYLGDKTKLATYRLPQLVYYPFGCNASQKKAVEAALTHQASIIQGPPGTGKTQTILNIVSNLLVQKKTVLVVSNNNSAVENVAEKLEKEGLGFLVAQLGSVKNKEAFVESQSGCYPNMEEWYLDNSKEVRKIAKDSLAAVSLGFDGQTRLAQLKAEYDALVTEKKYDEKLKMASGFDNDWLSEKHSSKIMKLLNLCKIMQEHGKTPSLLFCFKWVFLLGPRAYSLLKNNLLIVIEQLESAYYLTRKFEIEQEVDSIEQQLLSVDVKESAEELRKSSLQVLKQAIAKQYGSGRRTLFTRQDIKPRTETFLKEYPIVLSTTYSAKSCISKDFVFDYMIMDEASQVDIKTGALALSCAANVVIVGDDMQLPNVVSSEEEKALNAIRTTYNVDDRYNAVTHSFLRSCTEILKDAPTTLLREHYRCHPKIIQFCNQRFYGGELLPMTIDKGEEDVLQVIQTVKGNHAREHFNQREIDVIVQEVMPLCAGKGSVGIITPYRTQAEAINRVLGKDIASTVHKYQGRECDTIIMSMVDNLPTSFSDDKNLLNVAISRAKSQLYIVTSGNEMAQDTNLAQLISYVKYNNFAVKNSKIHSVFDLLYQQYTTERLAYQSEHIMVSDYMSENLVYNLIVKVLEELSWKNLAVVCHYPLAKIISDWSLLSNQENDFAKNSLTHIDFLIYNSLTKQPLMAIEVDGWLYHKDKVVQQSRDRLKDQILTKYSLIPYRISTTDTITAESLKEVFVSL
- a CDS encoding Nif3-like dinuclear metal center hexameric protein, with translation MRSVKIKEVIDALERFAPLPLQESYDNAGLQVGLTEAEVSGALLCLDVTEKVVDEAIRRECNLIVAHHPLIFRKLAQVTDANYVQRTVIKAIKNDIVIAAMHTNLDSAVGGVNYKIAEKLGLKDLRFFGRSKQVVNPQTGESVTGGDGVIGEFEEPLAADDLILLLKKKFDAECVQTNELLRREIRTIALCGGSGAFLLQDAIAAGADAFMTGEMSYHEFFGHEQEIQICVIGHYQSEQFTIEVLRDVIERECPSVKCYLSEINTNPIGYF
- a CDS encoding zinc ribbon domain-containing protein, producing MAKKDPKELPVEEKLKALFQLQTTLSGIDEKRALRGELPLEVRDLEDELEGLHIRIEKIEQDIKDYQNAITQKKGNIVDAQASLERYNKQLDSVANNREYDTLTKEIEFQTLEIELCNKKIKEAQIKVEEKRKDLEANRALLEDRQHALEEKRNELDEIMQETREEEGLLKEKAAELETKIEPGLLRSFKRIRRGARNGLGIVYVQRDACGGCFNKIPPQRQLDVKMHKKIIVCEYCGRILIDPELAGVKVDKTEEKPKKRRATRKKKEEEGE
- a CDS encoding nitroreductase, whose amino-acid sequence is MEALEALLTRRSVRAYEERMPEQDLIAKVMEAGLYAASGKNMQTAIIVEVTNKEVRDRLSAINAEIMGVTSDPFYGAPVVLAVLADKSSPNHVYDGALMMGNLMNAAHALGLGSCWINRAKQTFEREDGKQMLKEWGIKGDYEGVGFCILGYAAKEGKTAPRKANRIFYVK